TGGTACATGTGTCCCATCCGGACGAAATGGGGCATGTGTCCGATGGTTCCCGGCTGCGCAGCACCCATACTTTGCCTCATCGAAGACCGTTGCAGAGGGCAACATTATGAAACAGAAAGTCTACGTTTGGGACCCGATCATACGTTTGTTCCACTGGATACTGGTGGCCTCGTTCACGGTCGCCTATTTCACCGGAGAGGACGAGTCCCTGGTACACATCTATGCAGGCTACATCGTGCTCGGACTGATCGCCGTACGTCTGCTGTGGGGCCTGGTTGGGAGCAAGCATGCCCGTTTCTCCGACTTCGTGCGTTCCCCGGTTCAGGCCCTGGTGTACCTGAAGGGTTTGGTGGGCGGCGGTGTGAAGAACTATGTCGGCCACAATCCGGCCGCGGGGTGGATGGTGATTGCACTTCTGGTCAGCCTGCTGGCGACCACCGTAAGCGGTTTGCAGGTTTATGGTCTCGAGGGGCACGGACCCCTCGCGCAAACGGTCGCCGAACGCAAGCTGGCACCGGAAGCCGGCGGTGGAACCGGCACCGTACGCATGAATGCGGAGCACGAGGATGAGGCCGGCGACGAGGACGGAGGAGAAGACGGGGAGGAGTTTTGGGAGGAGGTGCATGAGTTCTTTGCGAACTTCACCGTGTTCCTGATCGCGCTGCACCTGCTCGGTGTAGCCCTGTCCAGCTATCGCCACCGGCAGAACCTGGTGCGGGCCATGGTAACGGGCTACAAGGAAGAGGAAACCGCGTCCGACTGATCGGCAAGGTATTCCGAAGAAGGGCGCATACGGCGCCAGGCTTGAAATTGCCCACGGGGCCTGCACATAGTACTACTGCCTTCAGCAGAAAGGCGGAGGTTCATGCAGCAGGCCCCGGAAAAACGATATCTGGTTCAGTGGATCTTCCGCCACGCTTACCGAATGGCGGCAGTACGGATGGGCGTGTTCGCGATGCTTCTGGTTCCCGG
This sequence is a window from Acidiferrobacteraceae bacterium. Protein-coding genes within it:
- a CDS encoding cytochrome b/b6 domain-containing protein, with product MKQKVYVWDPIIRLFHWILVASFTVAYFTGEDESLVHIYAGYIVLGLIAVRLLWGLVGSKHARFSDFVRSPVQALVYLKGLVGGGVKNYVGHNPAAGWMVIALLVSLLATTVSGLQVYGLEGHGPLAQTVAERKLAPEAGGGTGTVRMNAEHEDEAGDEDGGEDGEEFWEEVHEFFANFTVFLIALHLLGVALSSYRHRQNLVRAMVTGYKEEETASD